CCAAATACGCCTCCAAAGCACTGGCCTGTTCCGCCAATCAACATCCCTCTGGTTGGAACATAAATATTATCCCGTGTATCTCTGGTTAACGTGATACCCGTACTGCTTACCAAATTAGTCCCTTCTTCATCTACAATATCGGTATGGGTAGGTGAAATATCGGATATTGTTATATTTTCTGCCTTATAGATCAAGTCAATTCGGTCGTACTCCCCAAAGCTTCTTCCTAACCGGACATCACCGCCCTGCCTTTCTTCGTTATAATCTGCCCAATCACGAGTCCAGCTGTAAACGTCGAATCCAAAGGAAATCGGCCGGTTAAAAAGCCAAGGTTCGGTAAACGAAAGGCTGTAGCTTTTTCGTTCAGTTCCAAATTCTGCCCTTATGCTTAAATACTGACCGGCGCCAGTAAATTCCGGAAAATTAAACAGGTCAAAGTTTCTCTGAGAAACTTGTACGAACCCGACAAACTGATCAATAGTGCTGTATCCACCTCCAAAACTAAGCTCTCCGGTCTTTCTTTCTTTAACCATTACCGCCAAATCCTTCTTATTGGGAGCTGAACCCGGCTCTACATCGTAACTTACCTCCTCAAAATATCCTAAGTTATAAAGCTTTTCTTTGCTTCTCTGGAGTTTTTCTCCATCAAATTTCTCACCCGGAATAAGTTTCAGCTCTCGCCGGATAACTATATCTTTGGTCTTAGTATTGCCCCGGATTTTTACTTTATCTATATAGGCCAGTTCGTTCTCAACTATTTTATAGTTTATATTTACCGCTCCGGTGATTTCATCCAGTGTGGTATGGCTCGTAATCTCGGCAGATATATATCCCTGGGCAAAGTAAAACTCCTGTATCACTGCTATATCCTGGATCAAGCTATACTGGCTAAAGGTATCGCCGGTGCACATTTTAAGACACTCCCTTATTTCTTCAGCAGGAAAAAGTTCATTTCCGCTTATCTCAATTTGACCGGCCAGGTATTTTTTGCCCTCGGTAATATTTAATGTTAGATACATTCTTTTTTTGTCAATATCGTAGTGAATTTCCGGTATTATTCCTATGTCGCCGTATCCTGCCTGTTGATAAAAAGCCTTTATCCTTTCTACATCTTCTTTAAATACCTCTTCTTTATAAAAACCGCTCCTGAATATACCAACACTCCGGGTTTTCATCAACTGCAAAATTCTCTTATCTGAAAAAACAAGGTTTCCATAAATATTTATTCTCTTAATCCTGACTTTTTTTTCTTCATCTATTGAAATATGAACAGCGGCTTCTCCGGTTAGATCATCCAACTCTACCTTATAGCTGATATCCGCTAATTGAAATCCTTTATCTTTGTATAATCGTTTAAATTGATTAATATCTTCTTTTAATAGCTTGCCGTCCAGAACGTTGCCAATAGCGGTCTGCATTTCTTTTGTTAACTCGTTTGTCTTAATGGCCTTATTGCCTTTAATTATTATCTCGGCAACCCGGGGCTTTTCAATAACGACAAAGACAACTTTTATCCCATCTTTAAGATCGACTAATTCCAATTTTACATCGGTAAAATAACCCGTAGCATATAATCTTTTTATATCTTGATTTAATATTGCCTGGTCAAAATCATCATTCGATTTTGTCTTAATCTTACCCATAATTATTGATGAACTGATGAGCTTATTACCTCTTATTTCAACATCAATAATCGATATTTTCTCCTCTTGAGCCAATGAAAAACCACTAAGGAAAAACGCAAAAACAAAAGTAAAAAAAAATAATCTACAGATATTTAATTTTCTCATTCTTCTCTAACTGCCAAATTTTCAAACCGGGTATATTCCTTAATAAAGGCAAGTTTTAACGAACCTACGGGCCCGTTTCTCTGTTTTGCGATTATTACTTCAGACAGGCCTTTATTTTCCTCTGTTGCCTGATAGTATTCTTCTCTTAGCAAAAGTAAAACTAAATCAGCATCTTGTTCGATTGAACCTGATTCTCTAAGATCGGATAATTGCGGCCGGTGATCTGCCCTGGACTCCACTGCCCGGGAGAGCTGGCTAACCGCAATCAGAGGAGTATCCAGCTCTTTAGCCAGGGCTTTTAAAGATCTGGAAATTTCTGAAATCTCCTGCTGTCTGTTCTCAGATTTCTTAGGACCCTGCATCAACTGCAGATAATCAAGAACTATCAGCTTTATATCATGCTGGGCTTTTAACCTTCTGGCCTTTGCTCTAAGCTCTAACGCTGAAATACCCGGCGTGTCATCAACAAATACCGGGGCTTCGCTGAGCTTACCTGCAGCAGCAGTAAGCCTCGGCCAATCAGATTGAGATAAATAGCCGGTACGTACTTTATGAGCATCGATCCTGGCATGAGAGCAGAGCATTCGCTGGACCAATTGTTCTTTACTCATTTCCAAACTAAAAATAGCTATCGGAAGTTTTTCTATTACGCTGACATGTTCGATAATACAGCAAGCAAGAGAACTCTTGCCCATAGAAGGCCGGCCGGCAACAATTATCAAGTCAGAAGGCTGAAAACCGGCAGTCTTAACATCAAGCGAGTGAAAACCGCTGGGCACTCCGGTCACGTTTTCTTTTTTCTGATAAAGCTTGTCAATGGTTTCAATGCTGTCTTTAATAATATCCTTAAACTGAATAAATCTGCCTTCGATTTTACGCTGAGTAATGTCAAAAATAGCGTGTTCGGCTTTATCTAAAAGCTGATCTACATCCTGGTTGCTTCCATAGCCTTCAGTTACCAAGCGGGTACAGGTATTGATTAAGCTTCTTAGCAAGGCTTTCTCTTTGACTATCTTGGCATAATGAACCACATTGGCTGCAGTAGGAACGCTGTTAACCAATGTAGCAAGATAGGCTGCCCCGTCTATCTTTTCCAATGAATTATCTTTTTTTAATTTTTCAGTCAGAGTAATTAGATCAACTGCTTTCCCGGAATCATATAAATTGATAACGGCCGAAAATATCTTTTGGTGGCTGCCTTTATAAAAATGGAGCTCATCCAATAACTCGACAACCCTGGAGATAGCCTCTTCTTCTATTAACATAGATCCCAAAACGCTCATTTCGGCTTCTAAATTCTGAGGAGGGACCTTCTCCAAAATTAAATCAGATACCTTTTGCACGGTAAAATACCTCTTCGTTATGCGTCGTGCGTTTTTTCATTCCTTAACAACCCAGATCTTGACTTTCTGGGTAACCTCGGGATGAAGTTTAATAAAAACCGTAAAGACCCCTAATTTCTTAATCGGCGCGGCTATCTCAATCTTTTTCTTATCAACGGAAACTCCTTCTGTTTCAAAAGCCTCCGAGATATGAGCTCCAGTAACTATTCCAAATAATTTATCATTTTCGCCAACCGGCATCGGAATTGTGCAAGAAACAGCTGCCAGTTTTTCCGCAAGCTCAACCGCCTTTAGTTTTTCACTTTCTTTCTTAACGAATTTCAACTTTTTTTTATGCTGGGCAATTTTTAAGTTTTGGGGCGTAATCGGAAAAGCGAGTTTTTTGGGAATGAGAAAGTTCCTGGCATATCCATCTTTCACTTTTACAACATCACCTGATTTTCCTAATTTGCCTACATCTTCTGTCAGTATAATTTCCATATTTCCTTATCTCCTCGCTTCGTCCGTCAATACACAGATGAACACAGATTACATCTGTGTATTGTTTATCACTCAGCCACGTATGGCAGAAGGGCGATATGTCTTGCCCTTTTGATCGCTACAGTTATCTGTCGCTGATGCCGGGCGCAGTTTCCAGATATTCTCCTCGGGGTAATCTTGCCTCGTTCGGTAATAAACTTCTGAAGTATGTTCAAGTCCTTATAATCAATACTGGGTGCTTTACCAACACAAAATCGACAAAATTTTTTCTTGAAAAACTGGGTCTTAAATTTACTTTTTCTTCCGCTTTTTGTTTTGTCGAATTTCCTGCCTGATCTTTTCATAACTGCCATTATTGCATCTCCTTGGGTGACCTCCCGCTGTTTCGCAGCGTGGAGTTAAATTCAGACAAATCCCGAAACTTCGGGCTGTCCTCATTTAAAAAGGCACTTCATCTTCGAACTTCTTTCCTGAATTTTGGATTCCTTTGGGTTCTAAAGCTATCGGCTGCTCACCCTGCTCAAAAGAGGAAGGTTCAACTATTTCCTGCGAAGATTCACCAGCAACCTCCTGACCTTTAGCTCGTTCCAAAAACTGGATTCTATTGGCCCTGACTTCTAAGCTGCTGCGTTTTTTACCATCGGGCGTCTCCCATGCCCGATATTGCAAACGGCCTTCTACAAATATTAATCTTCCTTTACTTAAATATTGATTGCAAATTTCGGCCTGCTTACCCCAGCTAATGATTCTGACAAAACATGTCTCTTCTTTCTTTTCCCCAGCCTGGGTAGTATAAACCCTGCTGGTCGCTAAACCAAAGGAGACCACCGCCGTCCCACTGGGAAGATAGCGCAGATCAGGGTCCCTGGTTAACCGTCCTATTAAAAAAACCCTGTTTAAACTAGCCATTAGCTCCTCCTTATTATCAACATCT
The DNA window shown above is from Candidatus Omnitrophota bacterium and carries:
- the bamA gene encoding outer membrane protein assembly factor BamA yields the protein MRKLNICRLFFFTFVFAFFLSGFSLAQEEKISIIDVEIRGNKLISSSIIMGKIKTKSNDDFDQAILNQDIKRLYATGYFTDVKLELVDLKDGIKVVFVVIEKPRVAEIIIKGNKAIKTNELTKEMQTAIGNVLDGKLLKEDINQFKRLYKDKGFQLADISYKVELDDLTGEAAVHISIDEEKKVRIKRINIYGNLVFSDKRILQLMKTRSVGIFRSGFYKEEVFKEDVERIKAFYQQAGYGDIGIIPEIHYDIDKKRMYLTLNITEGKKYLAGQIEISGNELFPAEEIRECLKMCTGDTFSQYSLIQDIAVIQEFYFAQGYISAEITSHTTLDEITGAVNINYKIVENELAYIDKVKIRGNTKTKDIVIRRELKLIPGEKFDGEKLQRSKEKLYNLGYFEEVSYDVEPGSAPNKKDLAVMVKERKTGELSFGGGYSTIDQFVGFVQVSQRNFDLFNFPEFTGAGQYLSIRAEFGTERKSYSLSFTEPWLFNRPISFGFDVYSWTRDWADYNEERQGGDVRLGRSFGEYDRIDLIYKAENITISDISPTHTDIVDEEGTNLVSSTGITLTRDTRDNIYVPTRGMLIGGTGQCFGGVFGGDRDFYKMTGTASTYFSYFRKLVVELKARVGVAREYGNTHSVPIYERFYAGGANTVRGYEERMVGPPNDGSNPIGGKTMLIFNAECTFPIIEVIKGAIFYDIGNVWRNSYQFNLTELKSGVGLGVRVKTPIGPIKFDYGYGLNYEDWDQDQNGRLYFSITRGF
- the rpsR gene encoding 30S ribosomal protein S18, with amino-acid sequence MAVMKRSGRKFDKTKSGRKSKFKTQFFKKKFCRFCVGKAPSIDYKDLNILQKFITERGKITPRRISGNCARHQRQITVAIKRARHIALLPYVAE
- a CDS encoding single-stranded DNA-binding protein yields the protein MASLNRVFLIGRLTRDPDLRYLPSGTAVVSFGLATSRVYTTQAGEKKEETCFVRIISWGKQAEICNQYLSKGRLIFVEGRLQYRAWETPDGKKRSSLEVRANRIQFLERAKGQEVAGESSQEIVEPSSFEQGEQPIALEPKGIQNSGKKFEDEVPF
- the rplI gene encoding 50S ribosomal protein L9; this encodes MEIILTEDVGKLGKSGDVVKVKDGYARNFLIPKKLAFPITPQNLKIAQHKKKLKFVKKESEKLKAVELAEKLAAVSCTIPMPVGENDKLFGIVTGAHISEAFETEGVSVDKKKIEIAAPIKKLGVFTVFIKLHPEVTQKVKIWVVKE
- the dnaB gene encoding replicative DNA helicase; translation: MQKVSDLILEKVPPQNLEAEMSVLGSMLIEEEAISRVVELLDELHFYKGSHQKIFSAVINLYDSGKAVDLITLTEKLKKDNSLEKIDGAAYLATLVNSVPTAANVVHYAKIVKEKALLRSLINTCTRLVTEGYGSNQDVDQLLDKAEHAIFDITQRKIEGRFIQFKDIIKDSIETIDKLYQKKENVTGVPSGFHSLDVKTAGFQPSDLIIVAGRPSMGKSSLACCIIEHVSVIEKLPIAIFSLEMSKEQLVQRMLCSHARIDAHKVRTGYLSQSDWPRLTAAAGKLSEAPVFVDDTPGISALELRAKARRLKAQHDIKLIVLDYLQLMQGPKKSENRQQEISEISRSLKALAKELDTPLIAVSQLSRAVESRADHRPQLSDLRESGSIEQDADLVLLLLREEYYQATEENKGLSEVIIAKQRNGPVGSLKLAFIKEYTRFENLAVREE